In the Hippoglossus stenolepis isolate QCI-W04-F060 chromosome 14, HSTE1.2, whole genome shotgun sequence genome, one interval contains:
- the lrrc41 gene encoding leucine-rich repeat-containing protein 41 isoform X2, which produces MAGAEPASLKETCLQAVRKHFAALDTEHVLDLPAALMEELLPQLTVCQLDELQPGLNQRGISTHCGWAGILKDMHGPNYAVDLLTEEGAKHEVMRMLFPPLFYGLTNHFVEKNITNLNTSSFMLAAAKCIKHFLLYASSHKPLQSLIAERQPLLNLLEKQIRSVGVLQSIDLLKRKTQAALYVLHRLLDHGVTKKIVVDVQCPIVLAWLLHGRGSQYENPELKSLMLSKKGSFVLQAASASADGASCSAGLETRASEDEDDPVIPCKRSKMDFVSSEEESGKADFPVGPKVLCGPFSQCDYPSEGACPRGQIECLEVRQCGSVSLRVLRKSLPTFFCLRSLTLHSFATFRDSDVLDLARGLKQLSESSRCSLTYLNIGILPYTKLMEILLDAVPKVTSLHVEILHMMWGPHHHQTAKSDVSELPLQKLTVKVTELQTDLHFITSVLRRSPHLTSLHLAGMNLPTGSSLSQLLITLSESNPCLRSLNLEDLNLSDCLPDILNLLRNCQLEELWCNDCRLLEKCSDKEEALQQLVSALRTVPSLHTLSLAQNRLTKNVCVLSELFSGSSPSSVKRLNISYNFIQPAELLEFAQRLRTHRPPQRLTLDLRMNPGDRDPDTWNAALNLLRPLCVLLLERWKSTDTMVDHISNM; this is translated from the exons ATGGCCGGAGCTGAGCCTGCATCCCTGAAGGAGACATGTTTACAGGCTGTCAGGAAGCACTTTGCTGCTCTGGACACGGAGCATGTGCTcg ATCTGCCAGCGGCTCTCATGGAGGAGCTGCTTCCTCAGCTGACTGTATGTCAACTGGATGAGCTGCAGCCGGGGCTCAATCAGAGAG GGATATCAACTCACTGTGGTTGGGCTGGGATTCTTAAGGACATGCATGGACCTAACTAT GCAGTAGACTTGCTCACTGAAGAGGGGGCCAAACATGAAGTCATGAGGATGCTTTTTCCACCCCTATTTTACGGCCTCACAAACCACTTTGTcgaaaaaaacatcacaaatttAAACACATCGTCCTTCATGTTGGCGGCAGCTAAATgtatcaaacattttttactCTATGCAAGCTCCCACAAACCCCTTCAAAGTTTAATTGCTGAGCGGCAGCCTCTTCTGAACCTTCTGGAGAAGCAGATCAGGAGTGTTGGAGTGTTGCAGTCCATCGATCTTTTAAAGAGGAAGACACAAGCAGCGTTGTACGTTCTCCATCGACTGCTAGACCACGGTGTGACCAAAAAAATAGTTGTAGATGTGCAGTGTCCCATCGTGCTGGCCTGGCTCCTCCATGGAAGGGGATCCCAGTATGAAAATCCAGAGTTGAAGAGCCTCATGCTCAGCAAGAAGGGAAGCTTCGTTTTACAAGCTGCTTCAGCCAGTGCAGATGGGGCCAGTTGCAGTGCAGGTCTTGAGACCAGGGCTtcagaagatgaagatgatccAGTCATCCCATGCAAACGCTCCAAGATGGATTTTGTGTCATCGGAGGAAGAATCTGGAAAAGCAGATTTCCCTGTAGGTCCAAAGGTTCTCTGTGGACCCTTCTCCCAATGTGATTATCCCTCGGAAGGGGCTTGTCCACGGGGACAGATCGAATGTCTGGAGGTCAGGCAGTGTGGGTCTGTCTCTCTGAGAGTGCTGAGGAAAAGTCTGCCCACATTTTTCTGCCTTCGCTCTCTAACTCTTCACAGCTTTG CCACCTTCAGGGACTCGGATGTGTTGGACCTGGCCAGAGGCCTGAAGCAGCTGTCTGAGAGCTCCCGCTGCTCCCTCACTTATCTCAATATCGGCATCCTGCCATACACCAAGCTCATGGAGATCCTGCTGGATGCCGTCCCCAAGGTGACGTCCCTGCATGTGGAGATCCTTCATATGATGTGGGGACCACATCATCATCAGACTGCCAAGTCAGACGTGTCAG AGCTGCCCCTGCAGAAGCTGACAGTCAAAGTAACTGAGCTCCAGACAGATCTGCACTTCATCACATCGGTGCTGAGACGCTCTCCTCATCTCACCTCACTTCACTTAGCTGGGATGAATTTACCAACGGGCTCCTCTCTGAGCCAGCTCCTCATCACTCTTTCAG AGTCCAATCCCTGCCTGAGGAGTCTGAACTTGGAAGACTTGAATCTGTCCGATTGTCTCCCTGACATCCTCAATCTACTGAGGAACTGTCAGTTGGAAG AGCTGTGGTGTAATGATTGCCGCCTTCTTGAGAAGTGCAGTGACAAGGAGGAGGCTTTGCAGCAGTTGGTGTCTGCTCTGAGGACAGTGCCTTCTCTTCACACTCTGAGCCTTGCTCAGAATCGACTTA CCAAGAATGTGTGCGTGCTGTCCGAGCTGTTCTCAGGATCCTCCCCCAGCTCAGTGAAGCGACTCAACATCAG CTACAACTTCATTCAGCCGGCGGAGCTGCTGGAGTTTGCTCAAAGACTGAGGACACATCGCCCCCCACAGCGACTGACTCTGGACCTCAGGATGAACCCTGGGGATCGAGACCCTGACACCTGGAACGCTGCTCTGAACCTGCTCCGTCCACTCTgcgtgctgctgctggaaaggTGGAAGTCCACAGACACGATGGTCGACCACATCAGCAACATGTGA
- the lrrc41 gene encoding leucine-rich repeat-containing protein 41 isoform X1, with protein sequence MAGAEPASLKETCLQAVRKHFAALDTEHVLDLPAALMEELLPQLTVCQLDELQPGLNQRGISTHCGWAGILKDMHGPNYAVDLLTEEGAKHEVMRMLFPPLFYGLTNHFVEKNITNLNTSSFMLAAAKCIKHFLLYASSHKPLQSLIAERQPLLNLLEKQIRSVGVLQSIDLLKRKTQAALYVLHRLLDHGVTKKIVVDVQCPIVLAWLLHGRGSQYENPELKSLMLSKKGSFVLQAASASADGASCSAGLETRASEDEDDPVIPCKRSKMDFVSSEEESGKADFPVGPKVLCGPFSQCDYPSEGACPRGQIECLEVRQCGSVSLRVLRKSLPTFFCLRSLTLHSFATFRDSDVLDLARGLKQLSESSRCSLTYLNIGILPYTKLMEILLDAVPKVTSLHVEILHMMWGPHHHQTAKSDVSELPLQKLTVKVTELQTDLHFITSVLRRSPHLTSLHLAGMNLPTGSSLSQLLITLSESNPCLRSLNLEDLNLSDCLPDILNLLRNCQLEELWCNDCRLLEKCSDKEEALQQLVSALRTVPSLHTLSLAQNRLRGCTLMLLRVSTAKNVCVLSELFSGSSPSSVKRLNISYNFIQPAELLEFAQRLRTHRPPQRLTLDLRMNPGDRDPDTWNAALNLLRPLCVLLLERWKSTDTMVDHISNM encoded by the exons ATGGCCGGAGCTGAGCCTGCATCCCTGAAGGAGACATGTTTACAGGCTGTCAGGAAGCACTTTGCTGCTCTGGACACGGAGCATGTGCTcg ATCTGCCAGCGGCTCTCATGGAGGAGCTGCTTCCTCAGCTGACTGTATGTCAACTGGATGAGCTGCAGCCGGGGCTCAATCAGAGAG GGATATCAACTCACTGTGGTTGGGCTGGGATTCTTAAGGACATGCATGGACCTAACTAT GCAGTAGACTTGCTCACTGAAGAGGGGGCCAAACATGAAGTCATGAGGATGCTTTTTCCACCCCTATTTTACGGCCTCACAAACCACTTTGTcgaaaaaaacatcacaaatttAAACACATCGTCCTTCATGTTGGCGGCAGCTAAATgtatcaaacattttttactCTATGCAAGCTCCCACAAACCCCTTCAAAGTTTAATTGCTGAGCGGCAGCCTCTTCTGAACCTTCTGGAGAAGCAGATCAGGAGTGTTGGAGTGTTGCAGTCCATCGATCTTTTAAAGAGGAAGACACAAGCAGCGTTGTACGTTCTCCATCGACTGCTAGACCACGGTGTGACCAAAAAAATAGTTGTAGATGTGCAGTGTCCCATCGTGCTGGCCTGGCTCCTCCATGGAAGGGGATCCCAGTATGAAAATCCAGAGTTGAAGAGCCTCATGCTCAGCAAGAAGGGAAGCTTCGTTTTACAAGCTGCTTCAGCCAGTGCAGATGGGGCCAGTTGCAGTGCAGGTCTTGAGACCAGGGCTtcagaagatgaagatgatccAGTCATCCCATGCAAACGCTCCAAGATGGATTTTGTGTCATCGGAGGAAGAATCTGGAAAAGCAGATTTCCCTGTAGGTCCAAAGGTTCTCTGTGGACCCTTCTCCCAATGTGATTATCCCTCGGAAGGGGCTTGTCCACGGGGACAGATCGAATGTCTGGAGGTCAGGCAGTGTGGGTCTGTCTCTCTGAGAGTGCTGAGGAAAAGTCTGCCCACATTTTTCTGCCTTCGCTCTCTAACTCTTCACAGCTTTG CCACCTTCAGGGACTCGGATGTGTTGGACCTGGCCAGAGGCCTGAAGCAGCTGTCTGAGAGCTCCCGCTGCTCCCTCACTTATCTCAATATCGGCATCCTGCCATACACCAAGCTCATGGAGATCCTGCTGGATGCCGTCCCCAAGGTGACGTCCCTGCATGTGGAGATCCTTCATATGATGTGGGGACCACATCATCATCAGACTGCCAAGTCAGACGTGTCAG AGCTGCCCCTGCAGAAGCTGACAGTCAAAGTAACTGAGCTCCAGACAGATCTGCACTTCATCACATCGGTGCTGAGACGCTCTCCTCATCTCACCTCACTTCACTTAGCTGGGATGAATTTACCAACGGGCTCCTCTCTGAGCCAGCTCCTCATCACTCTTTCAG AGTCCAATCCCTGCCTGAGGAGTCTGAACTTGGAAGACTTGAATCTGTCCGATTGTCTCCCTGACATCCTCAATCTACTGAGGAACTGTCAGTTGGAAG AGCTGTGGTGTAATGATTGCCGCCTTCTTGAGAAGTGCAGTGACAAGGAGGAGGCTTTGCAGCAGTTGGTGTCTGCTCTGAGGACAGTGCCTTCTCTTCACACTCTGAGCCTTGCTCAGAATCGACTTA GAGGCTGTACACTGATGCTGCTGCGTGTCTCTACAGCCAAGAATGTGTGCGTGCTGTCCGAGCTGTTCTCAGGATCCTCCCCCAGCTCAGTGAAGCGACTCAACATCAG CTACAACTTCATTCAGCCGGCGGAGCTGCTGGAGTTTGCTCAAAGACTGAGGACACATCGCCCCCCACAGCGACTGACTCTGGACCTCAGGATGAACCCTGGGGATCGAGACCCTGACACCTGGAACGCTGCTCTGAACCTGCTCCGTCCACTCTgcgtgctgctgctggaaaggTGGAAGTCCACAGACACGATGGTCGACCACATCAGCAACATGTGA